The Fulvia fulva chromosome 6, complete sequence genome includes a window with the following:
- a CDS encoding Vacuolar protein sorting-associated protein 45: MDIFQSVQGYITKLVSQGEGAGASNGAAKMKILLLDKDTVPIVSSATTQSALLNHSVYLTNRLDDQNREKMRHLRCLCFLRPSPDSVQFLIDEFREPKYGEYHIYFSNIIKKSALERLAEADDHEVVKSIMEYFADFLVINPDLCSIPLSTRIFSSSPELWNQDSLARTTEGVLAMLLALKKKPLIRYEKNSLLCKKLATELRYAMTQEDQLFDFRKSDTPPILLLIDRREDPVTPLLTQWTYQAMVHELLGIENGRVNLSDVPDVRPEFKDIVLSQDQDPFFAKNMYLNFGDLGQNAKEYVEQFASKQASGQKLDSIEDMKRFVEEYPEFRRLSGNVTKHVTLVTELSRRVGTDSLLDVSELEQSLACNDNHTTDVKTLQKLIQDPKIPPSNKLRLVAIYALRYSGHNNNNTPALLDLLAVAGNISRHRINLIPKLLTYAHSLQSIPGSGAIPDLFQPGNIFSEARSRFNRGLRGVENVYTQHSPRLGNTLQDLIKGRLNMNNYPFVEGGGQTRDKPQDIIVFIVGGTTYEEAKMVAQVNASSPGIRVVLGGTGVHNSASFLDEVEEAVDAWPEPKADTAAGRLRREVGRS; this comes from the exons ATGGACATCTTCCAGAGCGTCCAAGGCTACATCACGAAGCTCGTGTCGCAAGGCGAGGGTGCAGGTGCTAGCAATGGCGCGGCGAAGATGAAGATATTGTTGCTGGACAAGGACACT GTACCGATCGTATCGTCCGCGACAACACAATCCGCGCTCCTCAACCACTCCGTATACCTCACCAACCGCCTCGATGACCAGAATCGCGAGAAGATGCGCCATCTACGGTGCTTGTGCTTCCTTCGACCTTCACCCGACAGCGTACAATTCCTCATCGACGAGTTCCGGGAACCAAAGTATGGAGAATACCACATAT ATTTCAGCAACATCATAAAGAAATCTGCGTTGGAACGACTAGCTGAAGCTGACGACCATGAAGTCGTCAAGTCCATCATGGAGTACTTTGCGGACTTTCTGGTCATCAACCCAGATCTCTGCTCGATACCTCTGTCCACCCGAATCTTCTCGTCCTCGCCCGAACTTTGGAACCAGGACAGTTTGGCGAGAACGACGGAGGGTGTGCTGGCAATGCTTCTAGCATTAAAGAAGAAGCCTCTCATCCGGTACGAGAAGAACAGCTTGCTGTGCAAGAAACTCGCAACAGAATTGCGATACGCCATGACACAGGAAGATCAGCTTTTCGATTTCAGAAAGTCGGATACACCTCCGATACTGCTACTGATAGACAGACGAGAGGATCCAGTCACACCATTGCTAACACAGTGGACGTATCAAGCGATGGTGCACGAGTTGCTCGGCATCGAAAATGGCAGGGTCAATCTCAGTGATGTACCTGATGTTCGGCCTGAGTTCAAG GACATCGTGCTTTCACAAGACCAGGACCCGTTCTTTGCGAAGAACATGTACCTGAACTTCGGAGACCTTGGCCAGAACGCGAAGGAGTACGTCGAGCAGTTTGCATCGAAACAAGCATCTGGCCAGAAGCTAGACAGCATCGAAGACATGAAGCGCTTCGTCGAGGAGTATCCAGAGTTCCGTCGACTGTCTGGGAACGTCACGAAGCACGTTACGCTGGTCACAGAGCTCAGCAGACGGGTGGGCACAGACAGCCTACTCGATGTCAGCGAGCTGGAACAGAGTCTGGCGTGCAACGACAACCACACAACAGATGTGAAGACACTACAGAAACTCATACAGGACCCCAAGATACCGCCAAGCAACAAGCTGCGACTGGTCGCGATATATGCTCTGAGATACTCGGGTCACAATAACAATAACACACCTGCACTTCTGGACCTGCTAGCAGTCGCCGGCAATATCAGCCGGCATCGCATCAACCTGATACCCAAGCTTCTGACGTACGCTCATTCCCTGCAGTCGATACCAGGTTCCGGTGCCATTCCAGATCTCTTCCAACCAGGAAACATCTTCTCGGAAGCACGGTCCCGCTTCAATCGTGGTCTACGTGGTGTAGAGAATGTGTACACGCAACACTCGCCCCGACTTGGGAACACGCTTCAAGATCTCATCAAGGGTCGACTGAACATGAACAACTATCCTTTCGTGGAAGGTGGAGGTCAGACGAGGGACAAGCCGCAGGACATCATCGTCTTCATCGTGGGCGGTACGACCTACGAAGAAGCCAAGATGGTTGCCCAGGTCAACGCCAGCAGTCCGGGCATCAGGGTTGTACTTGGCGGCACCGGTGTCCACAATAGTGCATCCTTCTTAGATGAGGTGGAGGAAGCTGTGGATGCGTGGCCTGAGCCGAAAGCGGATACAGCTGCTGGTCGGCTGAGGAGAGAAGTTGGTCGGTCGTAG
- a CDS encoding Ubiquitin-conjugating enzyme E2 — MAEKILMNEYKALSKETWTNISLINENIFEWSVSLVVLNPDSLYYGGYYKAKMTFPSQYPYAPPTFKFERPLWHPNVYPDGRLCISILHQPGEDIMSGESAGERWSPVQRVESVLISVLSLLDDAECSSPANVDAGVQLRNDLDGYKRRVTEDRETSKADIPAGFEMPTHESAFKKEEKVEEFSWSDSEAEDDFDNSDDDEEMFDDDEGTDQEEDDE, encoded by the coding sequence ATGGCGGAGAAGATCCTCATGAACGAGTACAAGGCACTCTCGAAAGAAACCTGGACTAACATCTCCCTCATCAACGAGAACATCTTCGAGTGGAGCGTGTCTCTCGTCGTCCTCAATCCCGACTCTCTCTACTACGGCGGCTACTACAAGGCCAAGATGACCTTTCCCAGCCAATACCCATACGCTCCCCCGACCTTCAAGTTCGAGCGACCACTGTGGCATCCCAACGTCTACCCCGACGGACGTCTCTGCATCTCGATCCTTCACCAGCCCGGCGAGGACATCATGAGTGGGGAGTCAGCTGGCGAGCGGTGGAGTCCTGTGCAACGGGTGGAGAGTGTGCTGATCTCGGTCCTCTCACTTCTCGATGACGCAGAGTGCAGCTCGCCAGCCAACGTCGACGCAGGTGTGCAGCTGAGGAACGATCTGGACGGTTACAAGAGACGTGTTACGGAAGATCGCGAGACAAGCAAGGCAGACATTCCGGCCGGGTTCGAGATGCCAACACACGAAAGTGCTTTCAAGAAGGAGGAGAAGGTCGAGGAGTTCAGCTGGAGCGATAGCGAGGCAGAAGACGACTTTGACAACAGCGACGACGACGAGGAGATGTTCGACGACGACGAGGGCACGGATCAGGAAGAAGATGACGAGTAG